TGGTGGAACGCGACGAGAACATCCGCTGTCTCTCCAAGCAGGGGGTCACAGTAGGTGGTGCGGCAGCAGAACTCGGCGTCAGCAGGGCGACAATCTACCGCCGGATGGACAGGCTGGGGATCACCAATCCGAAATAGGCAGTCGCCGCGCAGACTCTGGGGGAGCCCCCTGTATCTTTCGTGTCCTCCGGCAGCGGAGTAGATTGAAGAAACACGGCGCGTGTCGCCATGGTCCGGACGAGAATCATCGGACGCGGTGCGGCCGACAACGGAACGGGCTCTTTCTGACGGGAGTTACGTTGCGCGAGATATCTCTTCCTTCCGGTGAGACTGTCCCTGCACTCGGGATCGGAACGTGGGGCATGGGCGAGAACCCCGACAATGCCCGCCAAGAGACCGCAGCGATCCATATGGCCTTGGACGTGGGAATGTCCGTGGTTGATACCGCCGAGATGTATGGCAACGGCGCGGCCGAGGAACTCGTCGGAAGGGCGCTGGCAGCCCGGCGGAACGAAGCGTTCCTGATTACCAAAGTCTTGCCGCATCACGCCACATTGGGCGGAACCATCGATGCTTGCGAAGGTAGTCTGCGTCGTCTTGGAACGGACCGCATCGACCTTTACTTGCTGCATTGGCGGGGCGTTGTTCCCTTGGCCGAAACGCTCGAAGCCTTCGAGCGCCTGCAGGAGGCCGGGAAGATCCGGCACTGGGGCGTCAGCAACCTCGATGTGGCGGACATGGAAGAACTTATAGGCTTGCCGAGCGGACGGAAAGTCGCGACTAACCAAGTGCTCTACAACCTGACCCGCCGGGGCATCGAATTCGATCTGTTGCCCCGCTGCGTCGACAGGGGCATCCCGGTGATGGCGTACTCGCCGCTGGAGCAAGGGCGGATGCTAAATGACCCTGTGCTGGTGCGCATCGCAACCGAACGCGGCGTCAGTCCCGCGCAGATCGCCCTCGCCTGGGTGCTCAGGCAGCCGCTCGTTCTGGCCATTCCCAAAGCGTCAAGCCCGCACCATGTCAACGAATGCCAGCGGGCCCTCGACGTTCGACTTGCGCCCCACGACCTGGCTGACCTGGATCGCGTCTATCCTCCTCCCACCCACAAAAGCGTGCTTGAGGTGATCTAGGCGTTCGCATCCAGGAGCACATCCCTCAGTCGGGGCCAAGGCTGCGATGCGAGGCCACTGGCAGGCGGAACCGTCTCTTGTGGTGACCAGCGATCACTGCGAGACTGGCAGTGCATCGCGCCGCTCCCTCGACAGGTTGAGGAGGTGCCACGAGGCCAGTTCGGTCCGCACCATCCTCGCCGCAGTACCGGTCCAAGGAGGCTCGCCATGAAAATTGTCGTGCAGTATGGATTCAGTCAGATCGGGCCGGGTGATGGAGCATGATTGAGGTCGCATTGTCGGTGATCCTGAAGGCCAAACCGGGCAAGGAGAAGGACGTAGCTGACTTCCTCCGCTCCGCACGTTCCGTGGTTGAACAGGAACAGGGTACGCGCGCTTGGTTCGCTCTCCAGTACGACGAATCGACTTTCGGAGTATTCGACGTTTTCCCTGATGACGACGCCCGTCAGTCCCACCTTGCCGGGGGTGTCGGACAAGCACTAGCTGCTCAGGGAGCTGAGCTGTTCAGCGCGGAACCGAACATTCAGAACAGTGGCGTGCTCGCGTACAAGCTGCCCGGTGAAAGCGGATAGAGGGCTACCGCTCCGCCGTCACCGCACTGCGATCCCGCCTG
Above is a genomic segment from Arthrobacter sp. YN containing:
- a CDS encoding aldo/keto reductase; protein product: MGENPDNARQETAAIHMALDVGMSVVDTAEMYGNGAAEELVGRALAARRNEAFLITKVLPHHATLGGTIDACEGSLRRLGTDRIDLYLLHWRGVVPLAETLEAFERLQEAGKIRHWGVSNLDVADMEELIGLPSGRKVATNQVLYNLTRRGIEFDLLPRCVDRGIPVMAYSPLEQGRMLNDPVLVRIATERGVSPAQIALAWVLRQPLVLAIPKASSPHHVNECQRALDVRLAPHDLADLDRVYPPPTHKSVLEVI
- a CDS encoding putative quinol monooxygenase; translated protein: MIEVALSVILKAKPGKEKDVADFLRSARSVVEQEQGTRAWFALQYDESTFGVFDVFPDDDARQSHLAGGVGQALAAQGAELFSAEPNIQNSGVLAYKLPGESG
- a CDS encoding helix-turn-helix domain-containing protein, which translates into the protein MERDENIRCLSKQGVTVGGAAAELGVSRATIYRRMDRLGITNPK